Proteins from a single region of Acinonyx jubatus isolate Ajub_Pintada_27869175 chromosome D3, VMU_Ajub_asm_v1.0, whole genome shotgun sequence:
- the LOC113597914 gene encoding platelet glycoprotein Ib beta chain, which produces MGSGPRRALSLLLLLLAPLSRPVAGCPAPCGCAGTRVDCGRRGLTWASLPAAFPPDTTELVLTGNNLTALPPGLLDSLPVLRAAHLGGNPWRCDCRLVPLRAWLAGRPERAPYRDLRCAAPPALRGRLLPYLAEDELRAACTPGALCWGALAAQLLLLGLGLLHALLLLLLLCRLRRLRARARAAHPLSLTAPLVAETAGASEFYE; this is translated from the exons ATGGGCTCCG GGCCGCGCCGGGCGCTGAgcctgctgctcctgctgctaGCGCCGCTCAGCCGCCCAGTCGCGGGCTGCCCCGCGCCGTGTGGCTGTGCGGGGACGCGCGTGGATTGCGGGCGCCGCGGGCTGACATGGGCCTCGCTGCCCGCCGCCTTCCCGCCGGACACGACTGAACTGGTGCTGACGGGCAACAATCTGACGGCGCTGCCGCCGGGGCTGCTGGACTCGCTGCCGGTGCTGCGCGCCGCGCACCTGGGCGGCAACCCCTGGCGCTGCGACTGCCGCCTGGTGCCACTGCGCGCCTGGTTGGCCGGCCGGCCCGAGCGCGCGCCCTACCGCGACCTGCGCTGCGCCGCGCCCCCGGCGCTGCGCGGCCGCCTGCTGCCGTACCTGGCGGAAGACGAGCTGCGCGCCGCCTGTACGCCGGGCGCGCTCTGCTGGGGGGCGCTGGCAGCGCAGCTCCTGCTGCTCGGCCTCGGGCTCCTGCAcgcgctgctgctgctgctgctgctgtgtcgCCTGCGCCGGCtgcgcgcccgcgcccgcgccgcgCACCCGTTGTCGCTGACCGCCCCGCTGGTGGCGGAGACGGCCGGAGCCAGCGAGTTCTACGAGTAG
- the LOC106983600 gene encoding septin-5 isoform X1 — MDSLAAPQDRLVEQLLSPRTQAQRRLKDIDKQYVGFATLPNQVHRKSVKKGFDFTLMVAGESGLGKSTLVHSLFLTDLYKDRKLLSAEERISQTVEILKHTVDIEEKGVKLKLTIVDTPGFGDAVNNSECWKPITDYVDQQFEQYFRDESGLNRKNIQDNRVHCCLYFISPFGHGLRPVDVGFMKALHEKVNIVPLIAKADCLVPSEIRKLKERIREEIDKFGIHVYQFPECDSDEDEDFKQQDRELKESAPFAVIGSNTVVEAKGQRVRGRLYPWGIVEVENQAHCDFVKLRNMLIRTHMHDLKDVTCDVHYENYRAHCIQQMTSKLTQDSRMESPIPILPLPTPDAETEKLIRMKDEELRRMQEMLQKMKQQMQDQ; from the exons ATGGACTCGCTGGCAGCGCCCCAGGACCGCCTGGTGGAGCAGCTGCTGTCACCGCGGACCCAGGCCCAGAGGCGGCTCAAG gatATCGACAAGCAGTACGTGGGCTTCGCCACACTGCCCAATCAGGTGCACCGGAAGTCTGTGAAGAAGGGCTTCGATTTCACTCTTATGGTGGCGG GTGAGTCGGGCCTGGGGAAGTCCACGCTGGTCCACAGCCTCTTCCTGACCGACTTGTACAAGGACCGGAAGCTGCTCAGTGCCGAGG AGCGCATCAGCCAGACCGTAGAGATCCTGAAGCACACGGTGGACATTGAGGAGAAGGGGGTCAAGCTGAAGCTCACCATTGTAGACACACCGGGCTTCGGGGATGCTGTCAACAACTCTGAGTG CTGGAAGCCCATCACCGACTACGTGGACCAGCAGTTTGAGCAGTATTTTCGTGACGAGAGTGGCCTCAACCGCAAGAACATCCAAGACAACCGTGTGCACTGCTGCCTCTACTTCATCTCCCCTTTTGGACACGG GCTGCGGCCAGTGGATGTGGGTTTCATGAAGGCTCTGCATGAAAAGGTGAACATTGTGCCCCTCATCGCCAAAGCTGACTGTCTCGTCCCCAGCGAGATCCGGAAGCTGAAGGAGCGG ATCCGGGAGGAGATTGACAAGTTTGGGATCCACGTGTACCAGTTCCCTGAATGTGACTCTGACGAGGATGAGGACTTCAAGCAGCAGGATCGGGAACTGAAG GAGAGTGCGCCCTTCGCGGTTATCGGCAGCAACACAGTGGTGGAGGCCAAGGGGCAGCGGGTCCGGGGGCGACTGTACCCCTGGGGGATCGTGGAGG TGGAGAACCAGGCACACTGCGACTTTGTGAAGCTTCGCAACATGCTGAtccgcacacacatgcatgatcTCAAGGACGTGACATGCGACGTGCACTATGAGAACTATCGCGCGCACTGCATCCAGCAGATGACCAG CAAACTGACCCAGGACAGCCGCATGGAGAGCCCCATCCCCATCCTACCACTGCCTACCCCGGATGCTGAGACAGAAAAGCTCATCAGGATGAAGGATGAGGAG CTAAGGCGCATGCAGGAGATGCTGCAGAAGATGAAGCAGCAGATGCAGGACCAGTGA
- the LOC106983600 gene encoding septin-5 isoform X2 has translation MSTGLRYKSKLATPEDKQDIDKQYVGFATLPNQVHRKSVKKGFDFTLMVAGESGLGKSTLVHSLFLTDLYKDRKLLSAEERISQTVEILKHTVDIEEKGVKLKLTIVDTPGFGDAVNNSECWKPITDYVDQQFEQYFRDESGLNRKNIQDNRVHCCLYFISPFGHGLRPVDVGFMKALHEKVNIVPLIAKADCLVPSEIRKLKERIREEIDKFGIHVYQFPECDSDEDEDFKQQDRELKESAPFAVIGSNTVVEAKGQRVRGRLYPWGIVEVENQAHCDFVKLRNMLIRTHMHDLKDVTCDVHYENYRAHCIQQMTSKLTQDSRMESPIPILPLPTPDAETEKLIRMKDEELRRMQEMLQKMKQQMQDQ, from the exons gatATCGACAAGCAGTACGTGGGCTTCGCCACACTGCCCAATCAGGTGCACCGGAAGTCTGTGAAGAAGGGCTTCGATTTCACTCTTATGGTGGCGG GTGAGTCGGGCCTGGGGAAGTCCACGCTGGTCCACAGCCTCTTCCTGACCGACTTGTACAAGGACCGGAAGCTGCTCAGTGCCGAGG AGCGCATCAGCCAGACCGTAGAGATCCTGAAGCACACGGTGGACATTGAGGAGAAGGGGGTCAAGCTGAAGCTCACCATTGTAGACACACCGGGCTTCGGGGATGCTGTCAACAACTCTGAGTG CTGGAAGCCCATCACCGACTACGTGGACCAGCAGTTTGAGCAGTATTTTCGTGACGAGAGTGGCCTCAACCGCAAGAACATCCAAGACAACCGTGTGCACTGCTGCCTCTACTTCATCTCCCCTTTTGGACACGG GCTGCGGCCAGTGGATGTGGGTTTCATGAAGGCTCTGCATGAAAAGGTGAACATTGTGCCCCTCATCGCCAAAGCTGACTGTCTCGTCCCCAGCGAGATCCGGAAGCTGAAGGAGCGG ATCCGGGAGGAGATTGACAAGTTTGGGATCCACGTGTACCAGTTCCCTGAATGTGACTCTGACGAGGATGAGGACTTCAAGCAGCAGGATCGGGAACTGAAG GAGAGTGCGCCCTTCGCGGTTATCGGCAGCAACACAGTGGTGGAGGCCAAGGGGCAGCGGGTCCGGGGGCGACTGTACCCCTGGGGGATCGTGGAGG TGGAGAACCAGGCACACTGCGACTTTGTGAAGCTTCGCAACATGCTGAtccgcacacacatgcatgatcTCAAGGACGTGACATGCGACGTGCACTATGAGAACTATCGCGCGCACTGCATCCAGCAGATGACCAG CAAACTGACCCAGGACAGCCGCATGGAGAGCCCCATCCCCATCCTACCACTGCCTACCCCGGATGCTGAGACAGAAAAGCTCATCAGGATGAAGGATGAGGAG CTAAGGCGCATGCAGGAGATGCTGCAGAAGATGAAGCAGCAGATGCAGGACCAGTGA